Genomic window (Capsicum annuum cultivar UCD-10X-F1 chromosome 10, UCD10Xv1.1, whole genome shotgun sequence):
AGGGTAAGGCAATTCGAGGAGGCTAAAAAAGCTTCAGATTGAGGTACGTTGAAGCTTTGACTTCAAGGGGGATTTTTTTGTCTCATTTAACACTAAGAAATATTTGTTTTACACCAAATCCACATTTTTTAACAATTATTGTAAGTCATAATCATGTATAAAGAAGAAATGAAGCAACATAATGGAAGTGGAAAATTCTACCTGGTGATAATATGTTGGCATCCAGGTAAGAAGAATAAATGTCCCCCAGTTGTGACAGAAGTGAGACACTATCAAGGCCCACACAGGCGGCTTTGATAGAATCAATTTCCAAGGGATTGATTTAACAGGTTCCTTGGAAACACTGCTACTAAGAATAAAGTTTTTTTCATCAGGCCGTAGCATAGGATCATCCAGGGGTGAACTGTATGCCTACATAAAAAATTTATGACATGGATAAGCAGCATTACCAATAGCCTACCAAGAAATTCTGAGTTTGAGAGTTGGTAAGAAGTTGCAGGGATGTGGTTTGTTGTTTGAGTATGTCTATGATCAAACGGAGTGTCTGCTTTACAAATGATGGTCAAAGAAATAAATATACTCCATCACAGAGCTTTTGACAAATATATTGCGCAATCTAGATGATCCTCATGGTTTGTCCAGACGTCTAATTAAAGGTTTCGTTTACAGGTAACATATCATTGGCGAAATTTCTTCCCGTactaataatataaatttaaggaTTAAAATGTACCTTACTGAGCCACACTGCAAACCATACAGTGCCTAAAGAACCAAAAGAAAAGAAGACAGAAGGCCAGCCAAATTTATGTATCAGCAATGGTGAAAATGCTAGGCCAGTCACAGATCCAAGGTACATTCCACTATAGACCAGTGCCAGAGATCTACTTCTTTCTGATATAGGAACCCATTTAGAGAGAATGTTATTCATTGCTGGCATTGCAACACCCTGGATGTGACAGTGTCAAATAAGCTAATCGAGAAACAAAGAGTTGAGTTATAAAGGCAGAATATTCCAAACGAAAAGACCACACATTCAACCTCAAAACTATATCAGGCTTGATCTCCATTTAATGAGACAAAATgcaataaaacaaaagaaatgaGTTAAGGTGAACAAAACCAACCTCACCAATTCCCATGAAAGCTCGAACAACAAATAAGAAGGGCAATCCAAGCTTTGCGGCAATGGGCGTGAGAACTGTAGCAACAGACCACCACACTACTCCAAATCCTAAGACAGCCTTCCCACCAACAGTGTCTGCCCATATACCTCCTGCTATCTGGGTTAAATACCATATTTattaaggaagaaaaagaaaatacagaGGAGGCCTCAAGCCTATAAACATTATGAGTTGCCTGATAATCTTAAATAAGAAACCTgattatctaaaatactaaagGCAAGAACTAAAAAAGAACTTTTATCTCTAAAATGTCAGAAACTTATTTTGATAAAACTCCTAATAAATAGGGAAAATATCAGTAACAATGAGTAAAGGTTGAATTCTTACCTGAGTGAGAAGATAACCCCAGAAAAATGAAGATTGTATTAAACCAACAGTGGTAGGACTCCAATGAAATTCGGATGCCATGGGAAGTATGGCAATACTCATGTTTACCTACACAACACAATCTGTTTAAAGTTACTAACTAAAAAAATACCTTTCACATCTCTATCTACGACTGGACAACAACTAATAGTACAGTAGCACCTCTTCGTTTGTTCTAGAACTTTACAGGTGCTTTTAGTGTGAACTCTAGAGTCTGGACCCACTCGAACATCAACTTTGTACTCCCTCCGTTCTGTTGCTTTTTCACTTAAAACACTTTCTTTAATAAACTACTCATacttataaaattaaagataattttacAATTTATCTTTgatcaaattttcttttcttttcaaattaaCATTAATTACTACTTCCTACATTccgttttatttgattttttttgctaaaaataattatttcaattaaactatttcatttataaaactaagaaaataaaatttttaaatactaattgtattattaaatgactatataaaatacatataattaaatttatattttttaaagaataattaataaaattaatttaataaaataaattactaatAAATATATTCTGAAGAAAGAGTTGttcatgaaaatttaaacttATAGTAGTATTTATTCAGAACAATATCACATCCCAAAGAaccgaaaaaaaaaagaaactgagCGAGTAATAATGATATGAAAGGAAGAAATTAAGCAGTAGGGAGAGCTTACTCTATCCATATTGCAAAGAAGAAAAGCAGAGAAACAAAGAAGCACAATGATCCAACGCTTTGGGAACTCTTCCCACCAAGGAAGACCAATCAATAAGTTATctccttcatcatcttctttctttttcgaTGAAACATCGGAGATGGGATCATCAATCTTTAACGATTCAGTAATTTTGAAGGGCTTTGACTTGACATCAGCCCACACCTTCCAACTATTACTGTTACTATTACTATTCCTCTTAACTAACCCTTCCCCATATCGAAATGGACCACGACCCATACCATTagtatagtagaatgaatgaAAACTGAAATTGCTTGGACGGAAGTTGGAATATTTGGGAGGAGAATAACTGTAGTGGGAGAGAAGAAATGTTTTCGCAGTCATAGTAGCAGAGAAGGGGAAGGGTTAGTGTAGCTGTAAATTTGCAATGGAAGATTTTTCAGTTGGAAATGTTGTGGTTCCACTTTCTAGTTCCAGTATAGTACCAAAGATAAGCactcttaattttatattttattttttatttttagaggaAGAGAAGTTTTACAAGTGGCTTTGGTATTTTTTATTTGTGGTGTTGCTCTGTTATGATTTATTTATGTCAAAATCAAGGTGAGCACTCTTTTGTCTTTGTCCTTGTCCTTTCTCCTATgatatttttctcctttccttGCCTACTTTGGCACCATTCATTGACAGACAATAAATATCGTCCTTGCGTATTCTATATCACTattttctctcctatttaaaAATACCTTCCACTTCCAGTTGTGGACCAGATATTCTTGAATACTCTTGCAAATTgtgtattattattacttttattatcaGCTAACAATTTGGCACTCAATATATTCCGTTTTTGAATAAAAGGTATACTGTCTGTTTGGTATCTTTGTTATCTCTTTAGTTGATTGTTGgctttatttttattcagttattcTATGGTGGCTTCTgtttattcagtttattttgaaCAGTAAAATATAACTGAATTCACATTTTGAATAATTCACTGTATAGGTTTGTTTTCCAAGTTGAGTGATGGAAACTAGTGCAAAATCCAATAGTACTACTGGAAGAGAGCATTCCAGCTATTGCTCAACCACTTTCTGAAGAACCTACTGAGATTACATCTAACATCAAGTATCATGCTCATTTTAGTCCTCATTTCTCTCCTTTCAAGTTTAAGCCTGAACTATTCTACTGCTGACAGTGTTCGTGATCGCTTGATCAAAGTGAGTTCATTGATTTGAAGCTCTACTTCTACTTCATTATGTCTTGTCTCTTTCTATTTTGCGCAACTGATTTATGGATTGTTTAATCGTGTTTAATAAATGTAACGCCCCCaaacttttcctagctaaattttgtccctaaagtgtCAAActttggcttctagaatgatttacaCTTATTTTCCTGTGGAATTCcgtagatttcaacttttcattaggtagatgactgaataagctttccgtcgatataaaattcatccaaaatggacactcggtgaagttatggctattttatgtgctagtcgtaaaacatcgttattttggtgtttagcgcgtcgcggagatggtttaattagcaattgtcaaattccagtggaacctcgcgatagtggcgcatcgcggaggatccCATTTTCGCAttcatcaattttcagtgagccaccgcgatagtggcgcgtcgcagtggcccataaaatcgggcaccatttatatttttactccgtctcattaagggtaaaatggtacttctccaaccccttatcatctctaacacgggatttaatcccaagaacaccaaagtaagattattttcatcaaaatctctcaagaaactccattagggtttcaaactaaatatcctcgtaactcaagattcaaccgtgagtttttgaagacaattagagatttggaatccccaatccgtaagcttcaagaatcatttattattcttcgaaatagaggtatgcggggttttcctaaaatctcatgggcatagaaattatgattttaagaaaggggttttcagatttatgaatacattcatgttttagaaatcttgacggtattgttttggtcttttgaccttccctaCATTGATtcgaaattgtatatatatgtatgcttgtgttttaaggttgatgatttaattgagagcatgacttatgtaaaatccctctcttgtttcgatttttctttacttatcatatgctatagatgttttgaatgcatccttgaaaagcatggtttaaaatgtcttgaattgtgctatgattggattaagatttggatttcaaaagagaggttagttgtgttgataaatgttgaaaatattcatataaggaAAGAGTGTATGatttttccaaaagcacatgaccaccatatgtttaaaggatttttcatagttttgatttatgcttcagaacatgaaatctcttggactatttgcatgtttgggtggtctgaactatgttttaatgaaagatcatgcttattataatatggctcagaaataggacttgcaagtcttggtgtgacgacaccaattcagattatgccatgataattcagaacagaatagaatgcatgcttgaaatcagactttcagattttaagatttaGAATGATGTATGTTTAGAAGTGGTTAAAACTGGGCATAAAGATacgttaggtggttccctgaaggaggcatgagttcagacaactcagtGCCccaaatcgtgatttgccgatccgggtatattatattacgctggcctagtgccttgtggcgtatcagaaatagaaactccaacctttgcggcacactcgggttggggtcTTTCCCACCGattcaatggcggattccatacaaCCCGTGGGATTTTAAAATTGTAGGggcgtaccacctaactcagaagtaatacaaagaacagacagtgtattgacaagaatgacttatgattttcagaaagtgcccatgtgttttgagaactgtttatgcatgacgttttaacaaattgctctccactatttcacatatataaaagttttattttggattactttgcgtaccagtacatctgtattgaccccccctcctacctccaggttctgaggctcagtctaggggtccggaaaagcaatagattttatcagacagagttgcagtgcccagttggtgagccttctttattccagaaggcctgtttactttcagacaactattattagatatggttttggtctactgggggccttactgtcagattttcatgtagtacagatttcgcagattgagtcagatgttatttagatgtagttgatttacagtttccatacttatgatgaattcagaattgaccatgtttccgtagcagattatgtttccgcattttcttttattatatgaatgttgtgcatgattaccagatagagaagggcgttttggtccttcatggttcgggatgtccgtcacggccaggccctattcgggtcgtgacaaacttggtatcagagcacggttcatggtcctaaggtgtctgcgaaattgtgtcgggtagagtcttatttatgggtttgtagcgcgccacacttataagcaagaggctactgggtgtttaggaatgtttcctctctttgtgatttagttcgtgctttagagtcTGAGATAGAATTGTCCCCTAATCAGTGATCTATCATATTTCAGTAAGCAGTTATGCCTCCTCGTCGTTCCAACAAGCAGGatactcaggatgatgaagtccgCCCTACCCTGGGATGCGGACCCGAAATAGAGCACACATCGCAAAACCTGTTTCTACTCCGGGAGTGCCTCCAGTCTCGACCAGTCCTCCTCAAGCTCTAAGGACAAATGTTAACCGTCCTCAGTCTTCTCAGAGGGACATATCGAATGTAGAATTTAGGCAATTCATTCACATGCTTGCACAGCTGGTAGCCGCACAGACTTAGAGGTCagaggatactgggtctgcatctATTACTTCGGAGGCTAGTAGGGTAGGCCAgtttatgaggatgaacccgcCCAAATTTTCGGGCACTAAGGTAgacgaggacccacaggagttcgtggacgaaatagagaagatttttagagtaatgCCTTTGGATCAGGTGGAAAGGGTTGAGTTAGCAGCGTACCAACTTAaagatgtagcgaaccaatggtataatgagtgggatgAGGCAAAGGGTAAGAGTTTTAGCCCAGAGTTTGGGGTGAATTTGTGGAAGTTTTTCTTGATCGGTTCTtttctctagagttgagggaagccaaggcagaggaatttatgaatcttaAACAGGGGAAAataagtgtccaggagtacactctgaagtttaACCAACTGGCTCGTTATGGACCAGAAATGACAAGTAATATGAGAGCtcggatgaggaagtttgcatccgGCCTTTTCGATGATCTAGCTCTTGAATGCCAAGGGGCgatgctaaatagggatatggactttgctaggctgtcagtccacatgcagcaggtagaagagaagaaaaagaaaattgccAAATCTAGAGAAAAAGACaggcaggcaaagagagccagaacagcgGATCAGAACCACAGTCAACCACAGAGCGGTAACTGGGGCAGTAAGtggcaaaagaagaagttttggagtaACGCACAGTCTGCAGCTAGCGCCCCAGTGCCCAGACCCCCCGTTGATAgacgatctcagagttttcagactagtCGCAAACCTAGGGCTCAGGATACCCACTCACAGGGCAGTGTGGCTCAGCAGTACCGCCCTTATCTGCGGTGCGAAACTTGTGGTAGGCATCATCCGGGAAGGTGTCAGCTAGGCGCATTTTTGTTATTCTTGTGGTCAGACGGGTCACTTCCAGAGGGATTGTCCGTCTGCTAGGAAGAATGTTGGTGGGACAAAATCTCAGGCAAATTCCTCCGCACCACCACTGCCTCAGAAGGGCGCCACATCAGCTGTCAGGAGCGGTGCAAtcggttatatgctttgaccaaccgccaggaggcggaagcctcaccagatgttgtcaccgatACGTTAcgaatcttttcccatgatgtatatgtgttgcttGATCCCGAGTCTatcttatcttatgtgaccccatatatgactgttggttttgggtttgggcccgatgtgattgctgaacctCTCTGTTTCCACTCTAGTGGGTGATTcggttgtggctaggagggtgtataaaaattgtgttatGTCTAATCTTAGTAGGGATATTAtggcagacctcatagaacttgatatggttgttTTTGATGCTATcatagggatggactggctccatcgatgttatgccacactagattgtagaacccaaaagtttaccttttcttttccaaatgatCCAACAATAGAGTGGGAAGGgcactctttagcacctagagggcacttcatatcttacctcagagcccgtaaacttatttccaagggttgcttgtttcatcttatttgggttaaagattctaatgccaaaagtcttcctcttcagtctatccctgtagtaaatgaattctcgaaagtctttccagatgatttCCCAAGAATACcgcctgatagggagatagattttggcattgatgtgttgccagatacccatcctatttctatttcgccatatagaatgtctcctgcagagctaaaagagttgaaagaacagctagcagatctcctagataaaggttttatcagacctagtgtttcgccctggggtgcacctgtactcttcacgcgaaagaaagatggttccctgcgtatgtgcatagattaccgtcagctgaataaggtcactgttaagaataaatatcctcttcctaggagtgatgacctctttgatcaacttcagggtgctatgtgtttttctaaaatagaccttcgttcgggatatcatcagttgaaagttagggagtcagacattctCCTAAAACAGCTTTCCGAactagatatggtcattatgaattcttagtcatgtccttcgggatGACTAATGTttctgcagctttcatggacctaatgaatagggtctttcgtcagtttctagacttgtttgtcatagtgttcattgatgataacaacaacaacaacaacaaacccagtatattcccacctagtggggtctggggagggtagaatgtacgcagtccataccactacctctaaagaattagagaggctgtttccgatagaccctcggctcaagacacaggacaatatacaaaaatattcaaagcatgaaacatgataaaacttACATAGATACAATATCCACAAAAGTAATGTACAATACCAAATAAAAGATACCAAAACCCTCCTAACTACGGACTATGTTCATCCGCCCACCTTATCGCTCTATCCTAGTGcttttcctccaaaccttcctatccagcgtcatgtcctcagtaagacGTAACTGCTCcttgtcacgtctaatcacttctctccagtatttcttcagtctacccctaccccgcttaaaaccatcTAACGTtagtctctcacacctatgaactggggtatccgtgcccctcctcatcacatgaccaaaccaactcaacctcacttcccatattttttcctccaccaatatcactctcaccttctcccgaataatctcattcctaaccttatcagcccttgtaagaccacacatccaacgcaacatcctcatttccgctaccatcaacttttggatatgggaagtcttaactggccaacactccgctccgtACAACATAGTCGGACGAACtacaactctatagaatttgcctttaagcttgggagacACCTTCTTATCGCGTAAAATTCCCaaagcgagcctctatttcatccaacctgccccaatacagtgcgagacatcctcatctatctctctatttccctggatcgtagacccaagataccttaaactatccctcttgcaaactgcCCGAGAGTCCAACTTCACCACCATCTCCttctcttgcctcgagtcactaaacttgcactcc
Coding sequences:
- the LOC107845204 gene encoding sodium-dependent phosphate transport protein 1, chloroplastic isoform X3, yielding MTAKTFLLSHYSYSPPKYSNFRPSNFSFHSFYYTNGMGRGPFRYGEGLVKRNSNSNSNSWKVWADVKSKPFKITESLKIDDPISDVSSKKKEDDEGDNLLIGLPWWEEFPKRWIIVLLCFSAFLLCNMDRVNMSIAILPMASEFHWSPTTVGLIQSSFFWGYLLTQIAGGIWADTVGGKAVLGFGVVWWSVATVLTPIAAKLGLPFLFVVRAFMGIGEGVAMPAMNNILSKWVPISERSRSLALVYSGMYLGSVTGLAFSPLLIHKFGWPSVFFSFGSLGTVWFAVWLSKAYSSPLDDPMLRPDEKNFILSSSVSKEPVKSIPWKLILSKPPVWALIVSHFCHNWGTFILLTWMPTYYHQVLKFNLTESGLFAILPWLTMAISANIGGWIADSLVRRGISVTVVRKVMQTIGFLGPAFFLTQLSHVNSPAMAVLCMACSQGSDAFSQSGLYSNHQDIAPRYSGVLLGLSNTAGVLAGVFGTAATGYILQHGSWDDVFKVSVGLYLVGTAIWNAFSTGEKIID
- the LOC107845204 gene encoding sodium-dependent phosphate transport protein 1, chloroplastic isoform X1, giving the protein MTAKTFLLSHYSYSPPKYSNFRPSNFSFHSFYYTNGMGRGPFRYGEGLVKRNSNSNSNSWKVWADVKSKPFKITESLKIDDPISDVSSKKKEDDEGDNLLIGLPWWEEFPKRWIIVLLCFSAFLLCNMDRVNMSIAILPMASEFHWSPTTVGLIQSSFFWGYLLTQIAGGIWADTVGGKAVLGFGVVWWSVATVLTPIAAKLGLPFLFVVRAFMGIGEGVAMPAMNNILSKWVPISERSRSLALVYSGMYLGSVTGLAFSPLLIHKFGWPSVFFSFGSLGTVWFAVWLSKAYSSPLDDPMLRPDEKNFILSSSVSKEPVKSIPWKLILSKPPVWALIVSHFCHNWGTFILLTWMPTYYHQVLKFNLTESGLFAILPWLTMAISANIGGWIADSLVRRGISVTVVRKVMQTIGFLGPAFFLTQLSHVNSPAMAVLCMACSQYFQTKDLGRFKYFLGIEVAQSSSGQGEPLSDPGRHRRLVGNLNYLTVTRPDISFPVSVVSQFMTSPYDSHWDVIVWILRYINSSPSKGLLFEDRGHEHIIGYIDADWAGSPSDRRPTYGYCVLLGGNLVSWKSEKQCLVARSRVEAEYRAMAIATCELVWIKQLLRELKFGETGKMELVRDNQAALYITSNPVIHERTKHIEIDCYFVREKILSRDIVTKFMKSDQLADIFTKSLISPRINYICNKLGTYDLYAPA
- the LOC107845204 gene encoding sodium-dependent phosphate transport protein 1, chloroplastic isoform X6; translated protein: MTAKTFLLSHYSYSPPKYSNFRPSNFSFHSFYYTNGMGRGPFRYGEGLVKRNSNSNSNSWKVWADVKSKPFKITESLKIDDPISDVSSKKKEDDEGDNLLIGLPWWEEFPKRWIIVLLCFSAFLLCNMDRVNMSIAILPMASEFHWSPTTVGLIQSSFFWGYLLTQIAGGIWADTVGGKAVLGFGVVWWSVATVLTPIAAKLGLPFLFVVRAFMGIGEGVAMPAMNNILSKWVPISERSRSLALVYSGMYLGSVTGLAFSPLLIHKFGWPSVFFSFGSLGTVWFAVWLSKAYSSPLDDPMLRPDEKNFILSSSVSKEPVKSIPWKLILSKPPVWALIVSHFCHNWGTFILLTWMPTYYHQVLKFNLTESGLFAILPWLTMAISANIGGWIADSLVRRGISVTVVRKVMQTIGFLGPAFFLTQLSHVNSPAMAVLCMACSQYFQTKDLGRFKYFLGIEVAQSSSGGATQ
- the LOC107845204 gene encoding sodium-dependent phosphate transport protein 1, chloroplastic isoform X5, giving the protein MTAKTFLLSHYSYSPPKYSNFRPSNFSFHSFYYTNGMGRGPFRYGEGLVKRNSNSNSNSWKVWADVKSKPFKITESLKIDDPISDVSSKKKEDDEGDNLLIGLPWWEEFPKRWIIVLLCFSAFLLCNMDRVNMSIAILPMASEFHWSPTTVGLIQSSFFWGYLLTQIAGGIWADTVGGKAVLGFGVVWWSVATVLTPIAAKLGLPFLFVVRAFMGIGEGVAMPAMNNILSKWVPISERSRSLALVYSGMYLGSVTGLAFSPLLIHKFGWPSVFFSFGSLGTVWFAVWLSKAYSSPLDDPMLRPDEKNFILSSSVSKEPVKSIPWKLILSKPPVWALIVSHFCHNWGTFILLTWMPTYYHQVLKFNLTESGLFAILPWLTMAISANIGGWIADSLVRRGISVTVVRKVMQTIGFLGPAFFLTQLSHVNSPAMAVLCMACSQDCKMGPTIGIEHASQGLYHLTSSNSFTARSTTDLPNLIHKRLGHPSLSKL
- the LOC107845204 gene encoding sodium-dependent phosphate transport protein 1, chloroplastic isoform X4; its protein translation is MTAKTFLLSHYSYSPPKYSNFRPSNFSFHSFYYTNGMGRGPFRYGEGLVKRNSNSNSNSWKVWADVKSKPFKITESLKIDDPISDVSSKKKEDDEGDNLLIGLPWWEEFPKRWIIVLLCFSAFLLCNMDRVNMSIAILPMASEFHWSPTTVGLIQSSFFWGYLLTQIAGGIWADTVGGKAVLGFGVVWWSVATVLTPIAAKLGLPFLFVVRAFMGIGEGVAMPAMNNILSKWVPISERSRSLALVYSGMYLGSVTGLAFSPLLIHKFGWPSVFFSFGSLGTVWFAVWLSKAYSSPLDDPMLRPDEKNFILSSSVSKEPVKSIPWKLILSKPPVWALIVSHFCHNWGTFILLTWMPTYYHQVLKFNLTESGLFAILPWLTMAISANIGGWIADSLVRRGISVTVVRKVMQTIGFLGPAFFLTQLSHVNSPAMAVLCMACSQGVLLGLSNTAGVLAGVFGTAATGYILQHGSWDDVFKVSVGLYLVGTAIWNAFSTGEKIID